DNA sequence from the Candidatus Cloacimonadota bacterium genome:
AATCTATTCCCAACTGGACAAAGCTGCCAAAAAAGGCGTGATTCACAAACGTACCGCGTCCCGTCGCAAAGCCCGCTTGGCTTCCTACGTCAATAAATCCCAGGTTCAGGAGTGAATCAAATCCGGTCAAAACCACATATCACTTAATTTTGATTTTTGCCGTTCTGTGCGGTAAAACACTCAAATCCATTGAAGAAGCGCAAGCCAGTAGTCAGAATCCTGCGTGGCATATTTTTTGCCCATCTGGGGTTTTGGGTCATCATTGCCATCTTTTGTGTCATCTACAGCTTTGTGGATCCGCCGCTAACACCTTTGATGCTGCAGAGACACTTAATCCGTGGCTATGATTGGCACAAAAGGGAAAACATCAGCCTCGAAAATATCCCACCTTCCACAGTGCGAATGGTCATTGCCATCGAAGACGCAAATTATTACAAGCATTTCGGCTTTGAATGGAATATGATTAAACAGGCTTGGAGGCGAAACCAGGAGGCTGGAAAAATCCGATTTGGCGCCAGCACAATCAGCAACCAAGTGGCGCGCACGATATTTTTGACCACAGACCGCAACTGGGTGCGAAAATACCTGGAAGCCCAAGTGACTGTCCTGATGGAAGTTATCATGAGCAAAGACAGGATGCTGGAGCTTTATTTAAATTATGTCGAATGGGGGCAGGGGATTTTTGGGATTGAAACCGCATCACAATATTATTATGGAAAAAGCTGTGCCAAAATCAGTCGTGACCAGAGTATGCGCCTCATCGCCGTGCTCAGCAATCCAATTGATTACAGTCCCCACACGCTGAACAAGTCCCGCTCCGCGCGGCAACGCTATCAAATGTTGAAAAGGTATTTTTGATGGCCAGCTTGGAAGAAAAATTCCTATATCACATTTGGGACGCGGGTCACCTGCTCACACCGCTGAAAACAGCCAGCGGTAAAACCGTGCAGGTGAATTATCAGGGACAGTTCAACACAGGCAGAGGCCCGGATTTTCGCAATGCCGTGATCGACCTTGGGGGTCAAATCATGCGTGGAGACGTGGAAATCCATATCAACAGCTACGATTGGAAGGCACACGAACACCATGAAGACCCTTATTACAACAATGTTGTGCTGCATGTGGTGATGAATGCCGGCATGCAAACCCTCACGGTGAAGGAAGATGGCGCTGCCGTGGAGATTGTGGAGCTGCAAAACCAATTAAGCGATGACATTCGCAAATTATTGGAACAGCGTGAACCCATATCGCTGCAAGCCCGGGGTGGGTTTTGTGACCTGCTTTCCGCTCTGGATGCGGATTCCTTTCAAAGCACACTGGGAGCCTGGGGTTTGCGCCGTTTTCAAAATAAAGCACGCCGTTTCAGTGCGGCACTGATTTTGAGCGATTTTGACCAGGTTCTCTATGAAGGAATAATGGAGGCTCTGGGCTATGAAAAAAACAAGCATAACCTGCTTTACCTGGCTCAGGCAATTCCGCTCAAAGATATCCGCGCCTGGCAGAGCGAAGGTTTGGATGCCTTGGATCTGGTTGCCATCCTGAGCTGTTCCAGCGGATTGTTGGAACGCTGCGGGAGCCATCCGGACGAACGTTTGCGACGGCTTTTGCAGGAAGCTTGGGAACGGCAGCCCTTTTTCTCGCGCCGCATCCAAATTGACTGGCAGCTTTTCCGAGTGCGTCCCCAAGGACATCCACTCTACCGCATTTTTGCCATGGCGAGCCTCATCCATCGCACTTCCGGACAGGGTTTGATGGAATATTTCCAAGATAAAGTGTTGAGTGGAAACGCGGAACCCAAAAAGGTGTTCAAAGCCTTTTCGCAAGCGTTCGCAGAATCTGTGTTACCCGGTTCGGAAAAGCTTCCCCGTCCCGGTCAAGGTCTGATCAGCAATATCTATATAAATATCTTCCTGCCCATCAGTTATATGTATGGTGAAAAACACTCAGACTTAGCCGCTCAAGAAAGAATCATCCACTATTATAAAAGCTTCCCCGCCCTGCAGGAAAACCATATCACCCGTTTTATGAACCGCTGGCTCAGCGAATCGCAATCCCGCACCGTGAGCAAAAGCACGCTGTTGCAGCAGGGTTTGATGGAACTCTTTCACCGCTATTGCCGTTATCATCTTTGCGAAGAATGTTTGGCAGACAGGCCCTGATGCATTATTCAAAATTTTATTTATCGATTTTTATTGACATCCCAGCCCCGCTCCCGAATCCTGCACCGAGTCGTTTTGAAGCTTTTTTGAGCCCAGAGGTTCCGCTGGAGCCACCACCGTTTTATAGATAAAGGATTGAAATGATGAGAAAAACACTGACCATTTTGCTGGCCGTTTTGGCCATCCTGGCTTTCGCCGCCTGTAAAAACAAAAACAAATCCAAGATGCCAGACGGAAAGGAAAAAGTGTCTGAATACGCGACCATACCTTCCTTCCACTCGGTTTTCCTGGCTTTGGACAAGCTGGAAGACGAAGACCTTGCCGGTCTTGCCCAAACCCGGTTCAATGTGGCAAACTCTGATACCATGAGGGTTGCCTTCGCTTTTGGAACCCAGATTGCCAATTCCAGATTGGCGATTGGCAAAAAAGACAAAGCCTGGCTGGGTGCAGCTTCCGCCCAGATTCAATCATTCGCCCCGATTTTGAGATTGGCTGAAGTGGCAACCAAATATGACCAAGGCGTCCAACCGCTGCTTGCCTCTGGCGACTGGGATGCATTGGAGACCTTGCTTTTCAGGTTTCAACACAATGTGGATCACGCGCTTTTGGAGCTTGGCAAAGATAATGATTATACGTTTGTCGCTTTGGGAATCTGGAGCCAAACCGTTAACCAGGTTGGCGGGCTCATCGCCACGAATTACAGCACAGAAAAATCCAAGGTGTTGGTTACTCCGGCTTGGCAGGCACTGTCAGAGAATCTCGTTTTGATGGAATCTGAAAGATATGCCAATACCGCAGCCTTCAAGGAAGCCCTCCAAAAAACCCGCGATCTGGCAGATATGATGAACACCGCAGGCACCAACCCTCTGAATCAGGAGCAGGTTGATACGGTTGTGGAAGCAGCAGGCTCGATTCGAGACGCTTTCTTGAACCCAGCCCCTGCCAAGGAAGCCGAGAAATGAAAAGATTACTAAGCGTAGCTTTTCTACTTCTGGTGGGGCTTTATCCGCTGCTGACCCTGGCTGCTGAGCCTGTTTTTTCAGCCTCGGATATGCCCTGGGATGATGGAACCGCCATTTTGCTGAAATGGGAACTTGACCCCAAGATGGACTCCTTGAGCCTGCAAAAAGCGGATAGTTTGGGGGTTTTTCACGAGTTTTTCAACGAATTCTCCACTCAGGGGCAGCATATTGATACCAGCCTGGAAATCGGCGACTCGTATAAATACAGGCTCATTTCCTACAACAGCGCAACCGGCGACAGCAGCGTCTTCACAGGCTCTGCGACCACCAAGGCGCAATGGTTCGATATGAACAAGCTTTCCCTGCTCATCATGCTCAGTCTGGTTTGCGCCGCCATCCTGTATTACATCTATTTGGGCCGTAAGGGCAAAGACCTTTTCATCCGCAGAATCAGCGGTTTGGACAGCATGGACGAAGCCATCGGACGCGCCACTGAAAAAGGTAAACCCATCCTCTTCGTTCCTGGCCTCAGCGATTTGGGCGACATTCAAACCATCGCCGCTTTGAACATCCTGAGCCCACTTGCCCAAAAATCAGCCGAATATGGAACCGAATTGCTGGTTCCCTGCCGCTCTTCAATGGTTATGTCCGCTGCCAGAGAAACCGTGAAGGAAGCTTACATGAAAGCTGGCAGACCAGATGCCTATCGCGAGGAAAACATCTTTTACCTCAGCGACGACCAATTTGGCTTTGTGGCAGGCGTGGACGGCATCATGCTACGTGAACAGCCTGCCGCGAACTTCTTTTTAGGCGCTTTCTGGGCTGAATCCCTCATACTCACCGAAACCGGCTTTGGCACTGGCGCCATCCAAACCGCCGGAACAGGCCAGCCGCACCAACTGCCTTTTTTTGTGGTTTCCTGCGACTACACTCTCATCGGTGAAGAACTTTACGCAGCATCAGCTTACATCTCGCGCGATCCTCAGCAATTGGGAAGCCTGAAAGGGCACGATTTTGGAAAGCTTTTGGTCATCATCCTGGTTTTGGCTGGAGTGGTGGCGGAAATCCTCGGTTGGGGCTGGTTCAAACACTTTTTTGAAGGAGGAAGTTGATAATGAAACGAAATGTACCTCTTGTTGTCGCTTTCATTTCCGGATTGGTAATCCTGATTGGTGGATTCATTCCCCGCGAACCATTTCCATCCATAGAATCCACCCTCATTGATTGGTTCATGATTATCTCCGGATTTGCCATCCTGCTGGGTCAAGCCAGTCTGCTGCATCTCAACATCACCCGCGTCAAGAACAAAATGCCAAACTGGCCATATTATCTTTCCGGGCTCATCAGTTTTGCACTTATGCTGATTGTTGGCCTGCTTTGGGGAATGGAACAGACTCCTGGGTTGCTGGGTCAGGGTGAGGGAGTTGTGAAATTCCTCGGCGCAAAACCTTTTGACTATCTTTTCACGAACGCTTTCATCCCGCTTTCAGCCACGATGTTTTCACTTTTGGCGTTCTATATCGCATCCGCGGCCTATCGCGCTTTCATCATCCGCACTTTCGAATCCAACCTGCTGATGATTACAGCCGTAATCGTTATGCTCGGCAGAACCAGCTTCGCCCAGCTCCTCACGGGCTGGATACCGGATAAATTCAGCTTTCTGCGCCTGCCTGAACTCACAAACTTCATCATGGAATATCCAAACACAGCCG
Encoded proteins:
- a CDS encoding DUF2851 family protein, coding for MASLEEKFLYHIWDAGHLLTPLKTASGKTVQVNYQGQFNTGRGPDFRNAVIDLGGQIMRGDVEIHINSYDWKAHEHHEDPYYNNVVLHVVMNAGMQTLTVKEDGAAVEIVELQNQLSDDIRKLLEQREPISLQARGGFCDLLSALDADSFQSTLGAWGLRRFQNKARRFSAALILSDFDQVLYEGIMEALGYEKNKHNLLYLAQAIPLKDIRAWQSEGLDALDLVAILSCSSGLLERCGSHPDERLRRLLQEAWERQPFFSRRIQIDWQLFRVRPQGHPLYRIFAMASLIHRTSGQGLMEYFQDKVLSGNAEPKKVFKAFSQAFAESVLPGSEKLPRPGQGLISNIYINIFLPISYMYGEKHSDLAAQERIIHYYKSFPALQENHITRFMNRWLSESQSRTVSKSTLLQQGLMELFHRYCRYHLCEECLADRP
- the mtgA gene encoding monofunctional biosynthetic peptidoglycan transglycosylase, with protein sequence MKKRKPVVRILRGIFFAHLGFWVIIAIFCVIYSFVDPPLTPLMLQRHLIRGYDWHKRENISLENIPPSTVRMVIAIEDANYYKHFGFEWNMIKQAWRRNQEAGKIRFGASTISNQVARTIFLTTDRNWVRKYLEAQVTVLMEVIMSKDRMLELYLNYVEWGQGIFGIETASQYYYGKSCAKISRDQSMRLIAVLSNPIDYSPHTLNKSRSARQRYQMLKRYF